The following are encoded together in the Actinoplanes sp. N902-109 genome:
- a CDS encoding methyl-accepting chemotaxis protein, with translation MSKAPADQRVQVTVRRNPLLGWLADRSLAVKSAMAAVAMGIVAIMVGLISLYQVNDLRSDLASMKSDHVDSLQEVAQIRGGIADMFRGMLLWQLGRDDAGRKVGRDAVTAADAEVDAATTKYTQLAAKSPERLRSLSDFTDAMTTYRALRDVLLFGETPPAGFTLPAEDQRLPELTAAETAMNKAVADLQKAEETEASELAEHVAKQVTSARMIIVVSLIAGVVLAAALTAFVIGVIRRQLATVATALGAVADNDLTVAAEVRSRDELGGMAVAVNRARDGLRSTVAQLTGGAGALGSSAQQLTGVTARIGESAREAAAQAGLVAAAAGDVSGSVQSVAAGSDQMGASIREIAQNANDAAQVASSAVGVAQSTNETVAKLGTSSAEIGDVVKVITAIAEQTNLLALNATIEAARAGEAGKGFAVVASEVKDLAQETAKATEDISRRVETIQADTSSAVEAIGEISQIIQRINDYQVTIASAVEEQTATTAEMSRSIGEAAGSSSTIAANINGVAQSAEATTSTLTEADDAVSQLNRVAGELRAVAERFRV, from the coding sequence GTGTCGAAGGCCCCCGCGGACCAGCGTGTCCAGGTCACTGTCCGTCGTAACCCACTGCTCGGCTGGCTCGCCGACCGTAGCCTGGCCGTGAAGAGCGCCATGGCGGCGGTCGCGATGGGCATCGTGGCGATCATGGTCGGACTGATTTCGTTGTATCAAGTGAACGATCTCCGTTCCGACCTTGCCTCCATGAAGAGCGACCACGTGGACAGCCTGCAGGAAGTCGCGCAGATCCGCGGTGGCATCGCCGACATGTTCCGCGGCATGCTGCTCTGGCAGCTCGGCAGGGACGACGCCGGCCGCAAGGTCGGCCGCGACGCCGTCACCGCGGCGGATGCCGAGGTCGACGCCGCTACCACCAAGTACACGCAACTCGCGGCGAAATCCCCCGAGCGGTTGCGGAGCCTGTCGGACTTCACCGACGCGATGACCACCTACCGCGCGCTGCGCGACGTGCTGCTGTTCGGCGAGACCCCGCCGGCCGGTTTTACGCTGCCGGCCGAGGACCAGCGGCTGCCCGAGCTCACCGCCGCCGAGACGGCGATGAACAAGGCGGTCGCCGACCTGCAGAAGGCCGAGGAGACCGAGGCCAGTGAACTCGCCGAGCACGTCGCGAAGCAGGTGACGTCCGCGCGCATGATCATCGTGGTCTCCCTGATCGCCGGCGTCGTGCTCGCCGCCGCGCTCACCGCGTTCGTCATCGGCGTCATCCGGCGCCAGCTCGCCACCGTTGCCACCGCCCTGGGTGCGGTGGCCGACAACGACCTGACTGTGGCTGCCGAGGTGCGTTCCCGCGACGAGCTGGGCGGCATGGCGGTGGCGGTGAACCGGGCGCGTGACGGTCTGCGGTCCACGGTCGCGCAGCTGACCGGGGGTGCCGGTGCTCTGGGTAGTAGCGCGCAGCAGTTGACCGGGGTCACCGCCCGGATCGGGGAGAGCGCCCGCGAGGCCGCCGCCCAGGCCGGTCTGGTGGCGGCGGCGGCCGGCGACGTCTCCGGCTCGGTCCAGTCGGTCGCGGCCGGCAGCGACCAGATGGGCGCCTCCATCCGCGAGATCGCCCAGAACGCCAACGACGCCGCCCAGGTCGCCTCGAGCGCGGTCGGCGTCGCGCAGAGCACCAACGAGACGGTGGCCAAGCTGGGCACGTCGTCCGCGGAGATCGGCGACGTGGTCAAGGTGATCACCGCGATCGCCGAGCAGACCAACCTGCTCGCGCTCAACGCCACCATCGAGGCCGCCCGCGCCGGGGAGGCGGGCAAGGGCTTCGCGGTGGTCGCGTCCGAGGTCAAGGATCTGGCTCAGGAGACCGCCAAGGCCACCGAGGACATCTCCCGCCGGGTGGAGACGATCCAGGCGGACACCTCCAGCGCGGTCGAGGCGATCGGTGAGATCTCCCAGATCATCCAGCGCATCAACGACTACCAGGTCACCATCGCCTCGGCCGTCGAGGAACAGACCGCCACCACAGCCGAGATGAGCCGCAGCATCGGCGAGGCGGCCGGCAGCAGCTCCACCATCGCCGCCAACATCAATGGCGTGGCCCAGTCCGCCGAGGCCACCACCAGCACCCTGACCGAGGCGGACGACGCGGTCAGCCAGCTCAACCGCGTGGCCGGCGAACTGCGCGCGGTCGCGGAACGCTTCCGCGTCTGA
- a CDS encoding LURP-one-related/scramblase family protein: MYVIREKFFSIGDDFDVLDEHGTKVLRVDGKVFSVRNKVVIEDPAGNEVASVHRHLVALRPTYEIRIGGEKAAEVRKKLFTPFHDSFTIDVPGPDDLTMKGDLLDHEYVIERGGREVAAVSKRWLTLRDTYAVQVTDGAEPLLIIGSVLALDLALEREEKKKEKESQED; this comes from the coding sequence ATGTATGTCATCAGGGAGAAGTTCTTCTCGATCGGCGACGACTTCGACGTCCTCGACGAGCACGGCACCAAGGTGCTGCGGGTCGACGGCAAGGTGTTCAGCGTCCGGAACAAGGTCGTGATCGAGGACCCGGCGGGGAACGAGGTCGCCAGCGTGCACCGGCATCTGGTGGCGCTGCGGCCCACGTACGAGATCCGGATCGGCGGCGAGAAGGCCGCCGAGGTCCGTAAGAAGCTCTTCACCCCGTTCCACGACAGCTTCACCATCGACGTTCCCGGCCCCGACGACCTGACCATGAAGGGCGATCTGCTCGACCACGAGTACGTGATCGAGCGCGGGGGCCGGGAGGTCGCGGCGGTGTCGAAGCGCTGGCTGACCCTCCGGGACACCTACGCCGTCCAGGTCACCGACGGTGCGGAACCGCTGCTGATCATCGGCAGTGTCCTGGCCCTGGATCTGGCCCTGGAACGCGAGGAGAAGAAAAAGGAGAAAGAGTCTCAGGAAGACTGA
- a CDS encoding discoidin domain-containing protein, which produces MLPLSRRRLLMLAGLSSMASLPATASWASGEDDAVAKIYREVLHVHTRWVEEQWDTTIGAYAAADFRFTVVLGNAVLLGLDDFDPRLADIDEPTLRAKTVATIQRYAAANRLAGGSQWGSQLFWDSTFELYFVLAARLMWADLDARTRDNVQAIATGQAAYAYALGTGDDPMSTGWSPHGTTGGWKGDTKLEEMGVYAQALAPGLAWAPDSTPAPDWRERFLLWTANQSGLPVADRANPATIDGERIDQLLTAHNLHDSFIVENHQSANPHYQAELWRTAGRTAIHFLLAGQPLPQVLSRQPNGEQLWRTLRLLASDAGEPVMPMVADRYHLYGRDVLPLAYLAQVRGDRDAARAEADLAERLMPYVRYEPKYQLTKFSGEEKYEPEARAELAIAYLFHKLRAEPVRPVSKAQFFAAASGTRDFGDDAGLTVQQTAKAFAGAATKPGNVRFLWQPLHDNWLIDTRNSVFLPGSADVTDRWTRAYVKGRDGMDATATVLAVSGGYAGLTTLPTGTVVYASTGLRGEGGLTLFNLTMPGVPGLDGTRSFTYAGGRADLGDQITGDITFPARKARYVRMLGREPATEYGYSIYTFAVLDVHGADLAQGAMPVASSEDVWYPARHATDGDPETRWAVAREERGRKDSWLAVDLGSPVRVAGVRIAWEAAYGKKFVIQTSTDATTWTDAAAVPQTKTVGRWVGIDGRAGIVTHGGKGRITVSATEVHAPAPIIEGYAGATKDLAAAAARTMPTAGGLAVSDADGYLSIFNLTTDPVRDVPVQLPSRHWLYRGEQVATDRGLEWRVTLDGGTARVEPPRFTVTGTLATGTVLTVADSHRVTVTAPRKHRVAITLRCGSWAASVRVQDGKSQTVTVPGAPITPTGDLARCRTTFPTSPLPDGMTAPARAVDGDPRTSWRPGPAGRMVVDLGGVRDLTRAEITWTPGPRRGHRFEGSTNGLDYAALGTRARYVALVIDGWQPGDAEVQEFRILP; this is translated from the coding sequence GTGTTGCCGTTGTCCCGCCGTCGGCTCCTCATGCTGGCCGGTCTGAGCAGCATGGCGTCACTCCCCGCGACCGCGTCCTGGGCGAGCGGTGAGGATGATGCGGTCGCCAAGATCTACCGTGAGGTGCTGCACGTGCACACCCGGTGGGTGGAGGAGCAGTGGGACACCACCATCGGGGCGTACGCGGCCGCTGACTTCCGGTTCACCGTGGTGCTCGGCAACGCGGTGCTGCTCGGGCTGGACGACTTCGACCCGCGGCTGGCCGACATCGACGAGCCGACGCTGCGCGCCAAGACCGTCGCGACCATCCAGCGCTATGCCGCGGCCAACCGGCTCGCCGGCGGCTCGCAGTGGGGCAGCCAGCTGTTCTGGGACTCGACGTTCGAGCTCTACTTCGTGCTCGCCGCCCGGCTGATGTGGGCCGACCTGGACGCCCGCACCCGCGACAACGTCCAGGCCATCGCGACCGGGCAGGCGGCGTACGCCTACGCGCTGGGCACCGGCGACGACCCGATGAGCACCGGCTGGAGCCCGCACGGCACCACCGGTGGCTGGAAGGGCGACACCAAGCTGGAGGAGATGGGCGTCTACGCCCAGGCGCTCGCCCCGGGCCTGGCCTGGGCACCCGACAGCACCCCGGCACCGGATTGGCGCGAGCGTTTCCTGCTGTGGACCGCCAACCAGAGCGGCCTGCCGGTGGCCGACCGGGCCAACCCGGCGACGATCGACGGCGAGCGCATCGACCAGCTGCTGACCGCGCACAACCTGCACGACTCCTTCATCGTCGAGAACCACCAGTCGGCCAACCCGCACTATCAGGCCGAGTTGTGGCGCACGGCCGGCCGCACGGCCATCCACTTCCTGCTCGCCGGGCAGCCGCTGCCGCAGGTGCTGTCGCGTCAGCCCAACGGTGAGCAGCTGTGGCGCACGCTGCGGTTGCTGGCCAGCGACGCCGGTGAGCCGGTCATGCCGATGGTCGCCGACCGCTATCACCTGTACGGCCGGGACGTGCTGCCGCTGGCCTACCTCGCCCAGGTCCGGGGCGACCGGGACGCCGCCCGGGCCGAGGCCGACCTGGCCGAGCGCCTGATGCCCTACGTCCGGTACGAACCCAAGTACCAGCTCACCAAGTTCAGCGGCGAGGAGAAGTACGAACCCGAGGCGCGCGCCGAGCTGGCCATCGCCTACCTGTTCCACAAGCTGCGGGCCGAGCCGGTGCGCCCGGTCAGCAAGGCGCAGTTCTTCGCCGCCGCCAGCGGCACCCGCGACTTCGGCGACGACGCCGGGCTCACCGTCCAGCAGACGGCCAAGGCGTTTGCCGGGGCCGCCACCAAGCCCGGCAACGTGCGCTTCCTGTGGCAGCCGCTGCACGACAACTGGCTGATCGACACGCGCAACTCGGTGTTCCTGCCCGGCAGTGCCGACGTGACCGACCGCTGGACCCGGGCATACGTCAAGGGCCGGGACGGGATGGACGCGACCGCGACGGTGCTGGCGGTGAGCGGTGGTTACGCGGGGCTGACCACGCTGCCCACCGGCACCGTCGTCTACGCCAGCACGGGCCTGCGCGGCGAGGGTGGCCTGACGCTGTTCAACCTCACCATGCCGGGCGTGCCCGGGCTGGACGGCACCCGCTCGTTCACCTACGCCGGGGGCCGCGCCGACCTCGGCGACCAGATCACCGGTGACATCACGTTCCCCGCCCGCAAGGCCCGGTACGTGCGCATGCTCGGCCGGGAGCCGGCCACCGAGTACGGCTACTCGATCTACACGTTCGCGGTGCTCGACGTGCACGGCGCCGACCTGGCCCAGGGCGCGATGCCGGTCGCGTCGTCCGAGGACGTCTGGTATCCGGCGCGCCACGCCACCGACGGCGACCCGGAGACGCGCTGGGCGGTGGCCCGCGAGGAACGCGGCCGCAAGGACAGCTGGCTGGCCGTCGACCTGGGTTCCCCGGTGCGGGTGGCCGGGGTGCGCATCGCGTGGGAGGCGGCGTACGGCAAGAAGTTCGTGATCCAGACCTCGACCGACGCCACGACCTGGACCGATGCGGCCGCGGTGCCGCAGACCAAGACGGTGGGGCGCTGGGTGGGCATCGACGGGCGCGCGGGCATCGTCACGCACGGTGGCAAGGGCCGCATCACCGTGTCGGCCACCGAGGTGCACGCCCCGGCGCCGATCATCGAGGGCTACGCCGGCGCGACCAAGGATCTCGCGGCGGCTGCCGCCCGGACCATGCCGACCGCCGGGGGCCTGGCCGTCAGCGACGCCGACGGCTATCTGAGCATCTTCAACCTGACCACCGACCCGGTCCGCGACGTGCCGGTCCAGCTGCCGTCGCGGCACTGGCTCTATCGCGGCGAGCAGGTGGCGACCGACCGCGGGCTGGAATGGCGGGTCACGCTGGACGGCGGCACGGCCCGGGTCGAGCCGCCACGCTTCACCGTCACGGGCACCCTGGCGACCGGCACTGTCCTCACGGTCGCCGACTCGCACCGGGTCACCGTCACCGCGCCCCGGAAGCACCGGGTGGCGATCACGCTGCGTTGTGGTTCCTGGGCTGCTTCCGTACGAGTGCAGGACGGGAAGTCGCAGACAGTGACCGTGCCGGGGGCACCCATCACCCCGACGGGCGACCTCGCCCGGTGCCGGACCACGTTCCCGACCTCCCCGCTGCCCGACGGCATGACCGCACCGGCACGGGCGGTCGACGGCGACCCGCGCACGTCCTGGCGGCCGGGGCCGGCCGGGCGGATGGTGGTCGACCTGGGTGGCGTGCGCGACCTCACCCGGGCCGAGATCACCTGGACCCCCGGCCCTCGCCGCGGCCACCGTTTCGAGGGCTCCACGAACGGTCTCGACTACGCCGCGCTCGGCACGCGGGCCCGTTATGTGGCGCTCGTCATCGACGGCTGGCAACCCGGAGACGCAGAGGTCCAGGAGTTTCGCATTTTGCCTTAG
- a CDS encoding alpha-amylase family protein, translated as MTEAEWVRHAIWWQIYPLGFTGAFPARPSHPAGGLGRLHNWLDYAIELGASGLLLGPIFAAETHGYDTVDHYRIDPRLGDGDDFDRLVAAAHDRGLRVLLDGVFNHVGRGHPALGHDSWIRRTPDGRAATFEGHDSLVVLNHAEPAVADYVTGVMTHWLGRGADGWRLDAAYAVPPRFWAQVLPRVRAEFPQAYVFGEVIHGDYADFVQRSTVDSVTQYELWKAIWSSLNDGNFYELSWALERHNGFLDTFVPQTFIGNHDVTRIASRLTNEQHLPLALAVLLTTAGTPSIWSGDEQGFRGVKEDKAHGDDAVRPEFPDDPGRLAPYGKTLLRLHEDLIGERRRHPWLHRARTRTLHLSNEQFVYEVSDGDQKLIVALNAADKPAQAPGHGELPPTSWQISS; from the coding sequence ATGACCGAAGCCGAGTGGGTGCGGCACGCCATCTGGTGGCAGATCTATCCCCTCGGCTTCACCGGGGCTTTCCCCGCCCGGCCCAGCCACCCCGCCGGAGGGCTGGGCCGGTTGCACAACTGGCTCGACTACGCCATCGAACTGGGCGCGTCCGGGCTGCTGCTGGGGCCGATCTTCGCCGCTGAGACGCACGGCTACGACACCGTCGACCACTACCGCATCGACCCGCGGCTCGGTGACGGCGACGACTTCGACCGGCTGGTTGCCGCCGCCCACGACCGCGGGCTGCGGGTGCTGCTCGACGGCGTCTTCAACCACGTGGGGCGCGGGCATCCCGCCCTCGGCCACGACTCCTGGATCCGCCGTACGCCCGACGGCCGCGCGGCGACGTTCGAGGGCCACGACTCGCTGGTCGTGCTCAACCACGCCGAACCGGCGGTAGCCGACTACGTCACCGGGGTCATGACTCACTGGCTCGGCCGCGGCGCCGACGGCTGGCGGCTCGACGCGGCCTACGCCGTCCCACCCCGGTTCTGGGCCCAGGTGCTGCCCCGGGTGCGGGCCGAATTCCCGCAGGCGTACGTGTTCGGCGAGGTCATCCACGGCGACTACGCCGACTTCGTGCAGCGGTCCACCGTCGACTCGGTGACCCAGTACGAGCTGTGGAAAGCCATCTGGAGCTCGCTCAACGACGGCAACTTCTACGAGCTGAGCTGGGCGCTGGAACGCCACAACGGCTTCCTCGACACGTTCGTGCCGCAGACGTTCATCGGCAACCACGACGTGACCCGGATCGCCAGCCGGCTGACCAACGAACAACACCTCCCGCTCGCCCTCGCCGTGCTGCTGACCACGGCAGGCACCCCGAGCATCTGGTCCGGCGACGAACAGGGCTTCCGCGGCGTCAAGGAGGACAAGGCGCACGGCGACGATGCGGTGCGTCCCGAATTCCCCGACGATCCGGGCCGGCTCGCGCCGTACGGGAAAACGCTCCTCCGCTTGCACGAAGATTTGATCGGGGAGCGCCGCCGGCATCCGTGGCTGCACCGCGCCCGGACCCGCACCCTGCACCTGAGCAACGAACAATTCGTCTACGAGGTCAGCGACGGCGACCAGAAACTCATCGTGGCGCTGAACGCCGCGGACAAGCCGGCGCAGGCCCCCGGGCACGGCGAACTGCCCCCGACAAGCTGGCAGATCAGCTCCTGA
- a CDS encoding RNA polymerase sigma factor SigF, which produces MTVVESTPTTTLSQAPADSAADLLNAMAAMPVGHPSRAALRDRAIEAWLPLARHLAHRYSGRGEPTDDLIQTATVGLIKAVDKFDPERGVDFAGYAIPTVIGEIKRHFRDRTWSVRVPRRLQELRLAITEANATLTHNLGRSPTVADIAVHLGVTEEEVLEGLEGARAYNATSLSTPISADGTTELGDTLGGEDHEYELAETRVALGPALASLDEREQKILTLRFYGNLTQSQIAEQVGISQMHVSRLLTKALTKLRGQLSADTI; this is translated from the coding sequence ATGACCGTTGTGGAGTCGACTCCGACGACCACGCTCAGCCAAGCGCCTGCCGACAGCGCCGCTGACCTGCTCAACGCGATGGCCGCCATGCCGGTCGGACACCCGTCGCGGGCGGCCCTGCGGGACCGCGCGATCGAGGCCTGGCTGCCGCTGGCCCGCCACCTCGCGCACCGTTACTCCGGTCGCGGTGAGCCCACCGACGACCTGATCCAGACCGCCACCGTCGGCCTGATCAAGGCCGTCGACAAGTTCGACCCCGAGCGCGGCGTCGACTTCGCCGGCTACGCCATCCCCACCGTCATCGGTGAGATCAAGCGACACTTCCGCGACCGCACCTGGTCCGTCCGGGTCCCGCGCCGCCTGCAGGAACTACGCCTGGCCATCACCGAGGCCAACGCCACCCTCACCCACAACCTGGGCCGCTCGCCCACGGTCGCCGACATCGCCGTGCACCTGGGCGTCACCGAGGAAGAGGTGCTGGAAGGCCTGGAAGGCGCCCGCGCCTACAACGCCACCAGCCTGTCCACCCCGATCAGCGCCGACGGCACCACCGAACTGGGCGACACCCTCGGCGGCGAGGACCACGAGTACGAACTCGCCGAGACCCGGGTGGCCCTGGGCCCCGCGCTGGCCAGCCTGGACGAGCGCGAGCAGAAGATCCTCACGCTGCGCTTCTACGGCAACCTGACCCAGTCGCAGATCGCCGAGCAGGTCGGCATCTCCCAGATGCACGTGTCCCGGCTGCTCACCAAGGCGCTGACCAAGCTGCGCGGTCAGCTGTCGGCCGACACCATCTGA
- a CDS encoding zinc-dependent alcohol dehydrogenase gives MRALTWQGTAKVSVEDVPDPTIQEPTDAIVRMTSTAICGSDLHLYDVLGMYLDKGDVLGHEPMGIVEEVGSEVTHIKPGDRVVIPFNISCGYCWMCKRGYFAQCETTQVKEHGKGASLFGYTKLYGQVPGGQAQYLRVPQAHFGPIKVPDHHPDERYLFLSDVLTTSWQAVKWADVEPGSTVFVTGLGPIGQMSARIARHLGAGRVIATDNVPERLAMAERNGIETLNFDKIDDIPAAVYEMTNGRGADSVVEAVGMEAHGTPFQEFAQKAAGVLPDAVARKAIDTAGVDRMGALRTAFASVRRAGTVSIIGVYGGQADPIPMFDLFDKGVTLRMGQAHVKQWADDILPLLTGDDDPLGVDDLTTHRVPLEEAPQAYDMFKKKEDGCIKVVLKP, from the coding sequence ATGCGTGCACTGACATGGCAGGGAACGGCGAAGGTCTCGGTGGAGGACGTGCCGGATCCCACGATCCAGGAGCCGACCGACGCGATCGTCCGGATGACCTCGACCGCGATCTGCGGGTCCGACCTGCACCTGTACGACGTGCTCGGGATGTACCTGGACAAGGGTGACGTGCTCGGCCACGAGCCGATGGGGATCGTCGAGGAGGTCGGCTCCGAGGTCACCCACATCAAGCCCGGCGACCGGGTGGTGATCCCGTTCAACATCTCCTGCGGGTACTGCTGGATGTGCAAGCGCGGCTACTTCGCCCAGTGCGAGACCACCCAGGTCAAGGAGCACGGCAAGGGTGCGTCGCTGTTCGGCTACACCAAGCTGTACGGCCAGGTCCCCGGCGGCCAGGCGCAGTACCTGCGGGTGCCGCAGGCACACTTCGGGCCGATCAAGGTGCCCGACCACCACCCCGACGAGCGCTACCTGTTCCTCTCCGATGTGCTCACCACCTCGTGGCAGGCGGTCAAGTGGGCCGACGTCGAGCCCGGCAGCACCGTTTTCGTCACCGGGCTGGGCCCGATCGGGCAGATGAGCGCGCGGATCGCCCGGCACCTGGGCGCCGGACGGGTCATCGCCACCGACAACGTGCCCGAGCGACTGGCGATGGCCGAGCGCAACGGCATCGAGACGCTCAACTTCGACAAGATCGACGACATTCCGGCCGCCGTGTACGAGATGACGAACGGCCGGGGCGCCGACAGCGTCGTCGAGGCCGTCGGCATGGAGGCACACGGCACGCCGTTCCAGGAGTTCGCGCAGAAGGCGGCCGGGGTGCTGCCGGACGCCGTGGCCCGCAAGGCGATCGACACCGCGGGCGTGGACCGGATGGGTGCCCTGCGGACGGCCTTCGCCTCGGTGCGCCGGGCCGGCACGGTCTCCATCATCGGCGTCTACGGCGGCCAGGCCGACCCGATCCCGATGTTCGACCTGTTCGACAAGGGCGTGACGCTGCGGATGGGCCAGGCCCACGTCAAGCAGTGGGCGGACGACATCCTGCCCCTGCTCACCGGCGACGACGATCCGCTGGGCGTGGACGACCTGACCACCCACCGGGTGCCGCTCGAGGAGGCCCCCCAGGCGTACGACATGTTCAAGAAGAAGGAGGACGGCTGCATCAAGGTCGTCCTCAAGCCGTAG
- a CDS encoding SDR family oxidoreductase yields the protein MTQTSNGRDFAVVTGASSGIGYELARQFVENGYDLLIAAEDDGIEQAAVDLRRDGQNQVTAVRTDLATYEGVETLYTKIRETGRPIDAIALNAGRGIGGDFTGDTDLKEELNVIDVNVTSTVHLAKRVLPDMVARGSGRVLFTSSIASEMPGTYQAVYNASKSFVQSFAEAVRAETKDTGVTITSLMPGPTETNFFHRAEMDDTRVGSSKKDDPAQVAEQGFKALMKGEEKVVAGSVMTKVQGAASKVLPDSVKAKMHEKMAEPGSAK from the coding sequence ATGACACAGACATCGAACGGACGTGACTTCGCCGTGGTGACCGGCGCTTCCAGCGGGATCGGGTACGAGCTCGCGCGGCAGTTCGTCGAGAACGGCTACGACCTGCTGATCGCCGCGGAGGACGACGGCATCGAGCAGGCGGCGGTCGATCTGCGGCGGGACGGGCAGAACCAGGTGACCGCCGTACGGACCGACCTCGCGACGTACGAGGGTGTGGAAACGCTCTACACCAAGATCCGCGAGACCGGACGCCCGATCGACGCCATCGCGCTCAACGCGGGCCGGGGCATCGGCGGCGACTTCACCGGCGACACCGATCTCAAGGAAGAGCTCAACGTCATCGATGTGAACGTCACGTCAACGGTGCACCTCGCCAAGCGCGTACTGCCGGACATGGTGGCCCGGGGCTCCGGCCGGGTGCTGTTCACGTCGTCGATCGCCTCCGAGATGCCCGGCACCTACCAGGCCGTCTACAACGCGTCGAAGTCGTTCGTGCAGTCGTTCGCCGAGGCCGTCCGGGCCGAGACGAAGGACACCGGGGTGACGATCACGTCGCTGATGCCCGGGCCCACGGAGACCAACTTCTTCCACCGCGCGGAGATGGACGACACCCGGGTCGGCTCCAGCAAGAAGGACGACCCGGCGCAGGTGGCCGAGCAGGGCTTCAAGGCGCTGATGAAGGGCGAGGAGAAGGTCGTCGCCGGCTCGGTGATGACCAAGGTGCAGGGCGCCGCGTCGAAGGTGCTGCCCGACTCGGTCAAGGCCAAGATGCACGAGAAGATGGCGGAGCCCGGCTCGGCGAAGTGA
- a CDS encoding aldo/keto reductase: protein MDYRSLGRTGMQVSPLCLGAMMFGAWGEPDHDESVRIIHKALDAGLNFIDTADVYSQGESEIIVGKALANGRRDDVILATKFHGQMGVPADAPMGTKGDPNSQGNSRRWIIREVENSLRRLNTEWIDLYQVHRPSPDTDVEETLSALTDLQRQGKIRAFGSSTFPPHEIVEAQWVAERRGLGRFVTEQPPYSMLVRGIEADLLPVTERYGMGVIPWSPLAGGWLSGKYRKGQDQPESTRSRRLPQRYDMSLPENQRKFDAADKLGALADEAGISLVHLAIAFVLQHPAVTAPIIGPRTMEQLESQIGAADVTLTPDILDKIDEIVPPGTSFSRADSGYVPPALTDPFARRRRAG from the coding sequence ATGGATTATCGAAGCCTCGGACGAACCGGCATGCAGGTGAGTCCGCTCTGCCTCGGCGCGATGATGTTCGGCGCCTGGGGTGAGCCGGACCACGACGAGTCCGTCCGGATCATTCACAAGGCCCTGGACGCGGGCCTGAACTTCATCGACACCGCGGACGTCTACTCGCAGGGCGAGAGCGAGATCATCGTCGGCAAGGCGCTGGCCAACGGGCGGCGTGACGACGTCATCCTGGCCACCAAGTTCCACGGCCAGATGGGCGTGCCCGCGGATGCCCCGATGGGCACCAAGGGCGACCCGAACAGCCAGGGCAACTCCCGGCGCTGGATCATCCGCGAGGTGGAGAACAGCCTGCGCCGGCTGAACACCGAGTGGATCGACCTCTACCAGGTGCACCGCCCGTCGCCCGACACCGACGTCGAGGAGACCCTGTCGGCGCTCACCGACCTGCAGCGGCAGGGCAAGATCCGCGCGTTCGGGTCGTCGACGTTCCCGCCGCACGAGATCGTCGAGGCGCAGTGGGTCGCCGAGCGGCGCGGGCTGGGCCGCTTCGTCACCGAGCAGCCGCCGTACTCGATGCTCGTCCGCGGTATCGAAGCCGACCTGCTACCAGTGACCGAGCGGTACGGCATGGGGGTCATCCCGTGGAGCCCGCTGGCCGGTGGCTGGTTGAGCGGCAAGTACCGCAAGGGTCAGGACCAGCCGGAGTCGACGCGCTCGCGCCGGCTGCCGCAGCGTTACGACATGTCGCTGCCGGAGAACCAGCGCAAGTTCGACGCGGCCGACAAGCTGGGCGCGCTCGCCGACGAGGCCGGGATCAGCCTGGTGCACCTGGCCATCGCGTTCGTCCTCCAGCACCCGGCGGTCACCGCACCGATCATCGGGCCGCGCACGATGGAGCAGCTGGAGTCGCAGATCGGCGCGGCGGACGTGACGCTCACCCCGGACATCCTGGACAAGATCGATGAGATCGTGCCACCGGGCACCTCGTTCAGCCGGGCCGACAGTGGTTATGTGCCGCCGGCTCTGACGGATCCGTTCGCCCGCCGGCGCCGGGCCGGGTAG